The sequence CTGCCAGCGAATCAGGGCTTCAAAGCCGGTGAATTGGTTCTGTTCAAGTGCATATTGAGGTTGAAACACCAATACAAACTCATTGCGTTCAATCGCATAACGCAATTCAGTTTCAATGTTAACGGTGCGCGTTAGTTGAGTTTCGAGTTCATTTTTAAATACATACACACTGTTGCGTCCAGATTGCTTGGCGTGATACATGGCGAGGTCGGCATGTTTTAATAGGGTGTTGTAATCCTGTGCATCGTCGGGAAATAACGCGATGCCAATCGATGCTGAAATGTGAAGATTGGCGTCTTGGATTAGATAGGGTTCGGCGAGGGTCGTCACCAAGCGTTCACCTAAATCTAGACTGTTAAAAGGGTTGAGTCTGGGGAATAGGATGGCAAATTCGTCACCGCCTAAGCGCGCTAAGGTGTCCTGAGGTCGTATTAATTGGTTGATGCGCTGCGTGACTTGTTTGAGCAGTAAATCCCCCATATCGTGTCCATGCACATCGTTTACTTCTTTAAAGTGATCCAAGTCAATAAACATTAAACTAAAGGCAATCGGTTCGCGTGAGGCCTCGCTAATGAGTTGTTCAGTGCGTTCGCGCAATAACAGACGATTCGCTACGCCGGTTAAACCATCATAAAACGCGAGATGCAGAATTTCATCTTCAGCTTGCTTTTTGGCGGTAATATCATTGAACACACCCAGATAGTTAATCAGGTTACCCTGAGTGTCTTTGATCGCGGAAATGGAGAGCTCCTGCGGGTAAATCTCACCCGATTTACGTTTGTTCCAAATTTCGCCACGCCAATGACCAAAGCGCAGAAGGTTGTCCCAAAAGGTCTTGTAGAATTCAACTGAATGCCGACCTGAGGCTAAAAAACGCGGATTTTTTTTCCAGCATTCTTGTTCTGTGTAGCCGGTGATGTGCTCAAAGGATTTATTAACTGACAAAATGCACCCGTCCGGGTCACAGATCATTATACCATCCTGGCCTTTTTTAAATATTTCATTCGAAATCGTAAGCTGTTTTTCGTGTTCGGTTTGCTCTGTGATGTCATAGGTAATGCCGCCGACTGCAAAGACCTGGTTGTTCGAATCAAACAGTGGAAATTTATCCGTCAAGAAATAGAAAATTTTGCCATCTCTAACCATGTCCTCTCTGAGTTGCAGGGGCTTTTGTGAACGAATTACTTCGATATCATTTTGAAAATGACGATTTGAGTCCTGCAAAGACATTAATTGTTCACGCGTTTGGCCGATGACGTCAGACGGGGTGGCTAAGCCGTACATGTTTGCAACCTTTTGATTAGCGAGTAAACACTTTCCATCAGAGTCAAAGGCATAAATCATCACCGAGCTATGATCCAAAATGCCTTGAAACATGTGCCAGTCTTTTTGGCGCTGATATTGGGCGGTTAAATCCATAATGGTGATGATGAATTGACGTTCATCAAGCTGATCAATCACTGGTTTGATCGGCATAATACTGACTTTTACCGGAATGCGCTGGGCTTGTATTTCACACTCAAAATCAGCCGATAAGGCCTCCTGATTTTCGCGGTCGTTTAAGCGATTAAATAACCATTGACTGTTGTTTTTGCTTAAAAAGCGAAAGATTGAGTGATGGCTTAAATGGCGTGTCGTTCGGTGGGTAAAAAACAATTCAGCTTGATGGTTATTATCAAGAATAATGCCAGCTTGATCGAGCAATAAAGCCGGGATGGGTAAGTGCTCAAACAGTTTTTTATATTGGACCTGTTGGTGATCCAATTTGAGCTGGGTGTCTTGAAGTTGTTGATTTTGGACTTCCAGCTCGGCTAAATAGACCTGCATTTCTTCAACCAATGCCGACATATTCGCTTGCGAAAGCCGTTCGATATCGGTGAAATCGGGCCGGTCTTCTAACAATTGCTTCGCCCGTTGGCGTAAGGTGTCTTTATCTAGCGTGTTCATGGTCATTATTGGTCACTAATACCAGTTACATCGATAAAACTAGCCACAGCACCATGCTTGTCGCTTGAAGGTATTTTGTAAGGCAGAATCCGCAACAAGTAGCTCTTGTGGTTTTGGTGTATCAATTCAGTTTCAAACGGAAGTGTGGTTTTTAAGGTTTGTTCAAAATAGTCGATTAAATGTTCGTTATCAAAACTGTGGTGCAAGTCGCTCAAAGGGCGTCCAAGGTCTGAATCACGTAACTTAAACAGCCCAACCGCATCGGGACTGAACCGGCTGATATTTAGATTGTGATCAACAAAGATGGTCGCTACGCCCACAGCCTTCGCCATGGTATCGAGGTCGGCATTTAATTGGTTAAGGCGTAGCACTTTTTCTTGGTATTCGGCATTGACCGTATTGAGCTCTTCGTTGACTGATTGCAGTTCTTCGTTTGAGCTTTGTAGTTCTTCGTTCGAGGCCATCAACTCTTCATTGGTGGCCTGCAGTTCTTCGTTAGAGGTTTCAAGCTCCTCAATCGTGGCTTGAAGGCTTTCACGGGTTGCCGCTAATTCTTGTTGTAACACCTCAATCCGTGCAGCGGTTTCATCATCGAGGTTAATGGTTTGGCTTTGCGGGTCATTATCTTGCAAGGAAAGGGGTTCAAACAGCACCAAAGCAAATTTTTCGTCAGCATTGCTGCTAATCGGTCTGACGCAGACACGTAACAAGCAAGGATTTTCTGGTTCGAGTTCAAGTTTTAGGCGGTCAGAATAAAATATTTTTTGGTCTTTTAATGCTTTGAATAATAAAGCGGAAACCACGGAGATAAGCCCATCCGGTAAAATGCGGGTAATATCCATACTGGCTGCGCCGGCACGAATTTTATAAAAGGGTTTGACATCGCCGTACAGGTGAATGATTTCTTGATGATCGTTCACTAAAAAACCAGGCGGAGAATAGGCGCTAATCAATTGATGACTGGTTTCATCAAGTAGTGCGACTTCAGACGTTTCAAGTGCGTTCAGTTTGCTGAACTGCCTGGTTAGGCGAGGTTGGCGTTTCAGCGAGTTTTTACTATTGTCTAGGCCGATAAGTGGCATATTGACATAGTTTCTGCGGAAGATTTTGCTTTTTGCATGAACCGTATCAAAGCCCTTGGCAATCGCGTTTATCGATTCACTCGAGCCTAAAAATAAATAGCCGCCGGGTTTTGTCGCGTATTGCAAGCTTTGCAAGGCTTTGTTTTGCGGTTCGGCTTGAAAGTAAATTAAAGTATTTCGACAGGTGACCAAATCCATTCGGGTAAAGGGCGGGTCTGCCAATAGGTTATGTTTGGCAAATACCACGACTTGACGCAGCTCGGGTTTAACAATGTATTCACTACCGGATTTGCTAAAAAAACGTTGCAGACGTTCTGGGCTGACTTCAGCCGCAATCGATTCAGGGTAATGACCGGCTGAGGCGAGTTCAATTGCTTGCGGATTGACATCGGTGGCGAATATTTTTAAATTCGGCCAGCGACGGGCACGTTCAAAGGCTTCAAAAAACAAAATCGCTATGGAGTAAACTTCTTCACCACTCGATATGCCTGCTGACCAGATACGAATGCCGTTGCCGTTATCAGCTTTGCTGACAATATCATCTATCGCAATCGTTTGTAGGTCATCAAATGCAGGCGTGTCTCTGAAAAAACGGGTCACCGGTATAAAGAGTTCGCGTCTTAAATTTGCCAGTTCCGTGCGGTCTATCTCAAGTAGTTTGGCATAGTCTTTGACATCTGCTATGTGTTTAACTTGCATCCGCCGTTCAATCCGTCGGGTGACGGTGGCTTGTTTGTATTGGTGAAAATCAACGCCTGTGGTTTGCGCCAGATAGTGGAAAATTAAATGGGTGGGGTCTTCATAATCCAGGCCTGGTTGCGCCGTGTCTTGTTTAACAATTTTTTGCGGATTTTTAATGTAGTCGAGGAGTCGGCTAGCAAGGTGTTCAGCATCTAACACGTCATCAATCAATCCGGTAGCAATTACGCTGTTTGGCATGCCGTTAAACTTGGCTTCTTTTGGTGATTGTGCCAATAAGAACCCGCCAGCTTCGTTAATCACATACGCACCGCGTGTGCCGTCTGAGCCTGTGCCTGAAAGAATAATGCCGATGGCCTTGTCGCTGTAATCTTCGGCCATCGAGGTGAAAAAGATATCAATTGGCAAGCTGAGTACATGCGGCGTTTTTTGGGTGAGTACAAAATGACCGCTTACCACGCGCATAATCGTGCCAGCAGGAATCAAATAAACATGGTTGGGCTGAATCGGCATGCCTTCTTCAACCAGTTTAATTGGCATGACGGTGTAGCGTCCGAGTAAATCGGCCATCATGCTTTTATGGTCTGGCGATAAATGTTGGATTACGATAAAGGGTAAACCGGTATCGGTTGGGCAAGCGGCAAAAAACTTTTCAAGCGCCTCAAGCCCGCCGGCGGAGGCGCCTAGGGCGACAACAAATCCACGGTATTTGGCGGGCTGGAGAGGATCGTTTGATTCCATAGATCTGTTCCTGATTATCGGGTGTATTTTATAAATGTTGGAATGCTTTGATGAGCATTTTTGCGGTGTTGGGCAGAATCCAGTCTTCGGTAAGATCAAGTTTATCTTTCAAGAGAATGTTGTGGGAGGATTGGCGCAGATGAGGGGATACATTGATAAATCGCATTGACCAACTACTAAAGCTTCGTTGATCTATCGGGCGGCTATATATTTGGCGAACATCATAGTGACGGAAGTCTTGTTTAATCCTGCTATATAAGGATTCAACATCGTGTTGTTCGCCTTCAAGAAGTTGTAAAAAAATCCCGTTGTTATAAAGTAGCAGTCCTGTTATCTGCTGCATAGAGTTAAAGTAAATAGCCTCATTGCGTAATTCTTCCAGTTCAATTTCCGTCATCATGCTACTAGCACGACTAGTGTAAACAAGCTCAAACATTATTTTTCCTTCTATGAACCAATTGGTCATATACTTTTGCTATTGACATGGTTACTATTCATAAAATATGAATAGTATTTACGATATCAGGCGCCACAATGCGCAACTTCTTGTTAATTTTATAGGTAATAAAACGCTTTTTTCTGAAAGAATTGAGCGTTCGCCTACGCAGGTTAGCCGTATCTTGGGTTTGAATCCAACACGCAATATTGGAGAAAAATTTGCACGTCACATTGAGCACTGTTTTTGTTTGCCAAAATTTTGGTTGGACCAAACACACCAACAGCTTGAAACCGTTAAAGCAAATATTAATACCATAAATCAAGATCGCTATGAGCATCTACATCATGTGCTGTGCGAGCTTTACCAAGCGACGATTACTAAACATATAGACCAAACTACTTACAATATGCTCGTTGAAGTGTTTGAACATCATCAAAAAACAGTCTAAAAATTTACCAATTTGATACATATTCTATCGCTTAGGCCATCACTGTCAACCCATTTTTATTAATTGAGATTTATTTGTTTTTGCTTGTGGGCTAGGCGTTTACCCGCCAGTTGGCGGAGTAAACTTTCCAACTTGGGCGTCGGATGGTCGGATGACGCCCAGATGGGACTTAGAAGCGGTAGGTAACCGCAAGTTGTAAAATAGGAAGGAAGTCGAGTTTTGCCACTTCGTCTTTTAGTTTACGTTCTTCGTTTTTGAGGGCGTCGTTTAGTGCTTGTTGTCGTGAGTTGTCATTAATAGTGCCATTTAAATTCACATCGGCGGCACCGGTAAAAATCGCGCCGACTTCAAATAAAGCCCCCCAACCTTGCTTCGGGCTGTGGCCCCAACCAAGTGAAAGTGTCGGTGCGTTATCCCATTTTAGTTTGCCGTTAATGGCTACAGTTCCATCAAAAGTATCATCACCAACAGTCACTGTTCCGGATTCTCTTGCATTCGCGGTCAGTTCAAATTGGTTAATTGCATAGCCGGCCGACAAGAAAAAGCTGCCCTGAAATGGATGATAATTTAAGCCCAAACGGTGAATACCGCCATCGGCTTTAATTCTGTAGTTGACGTCGTCAACGCGATTAGTTTGATTTAAACCCATGCCACTTGAAACTGAACCGCGCGCGACTAAATAACTGTTAATAGGGTAGTTAAGCTCCAGGGTCGGACCGGCCAATAGACCATAGCCTATGCCGACACCCAGACCGCCATCGGCTTGCACCTGGGTAGCCATCATGCCTAGGCCGATTGCGCTGGCTAAAAGACTGTTTTTTAATGCGTTTTTCATGGTTCATACTCCAATGTTAGATTAAAAATACGGATTTACTAGCCAATTATGCCGTTTATGCTAGGGTAAAGCCATAAATAATGCACAAAGTGGGTTTATTGGCCGCGATTGTTTTCAGGCTAAGCCGGTTTAAACAGTTGATCTAGATCGTCGGCATTAAAGCGTTCGTAGCGATTGCACATATCATTGTGTACGACGATTTCCCCTTGTTCAGCTAGGATCGCGCGCGCCTCGGTTTCGCCAAGCGCCTTTATCATGGTCGCGACCTGTTCACGGTTGCCGGGGCAGTGATAGAGCGGCAGACGAGCCGGAAAGAGTTCAACCTGTTCTTCGTGGTATAAGCGCGTCAATAGCGTTGCGCTGTCGAGGTTTAATAATTCTTCCGGTTTGACTGTGGCTGCTAAATGGCTGACGCGATCCCAAGCATCGGCATCATGGCCATCGGTTTCGGGCATTTTTTGTAAATAGAGCGCGCCAATCGTCGTGTCGCTAACGGCAATAAATAAGCGTGATTCTAGTTGCTCTGATTGGGTAAGAAAGCCTTGTAAGTCCTGCACCAGGTCATCCGATTCGCGGCCAACATAAGACTGATAAAAATGATCCGTTTGGCGGTTTTCTAGGGTAACTAATATTTGCCCATCACCCAATAATGCCTGTGCGCCGGTTAAGTCGGTTAAGGGGGCTTGGGTTTTGGCTACCCCGCGTAATTGCAGAGCGTCGTCAATATCGACAACTAATAAATTAACCGGACCCTTGCCTTGCACTTGCAGGGTGAGGCGGCCTTCGTATTTCATACCGTTTGCCAGCAATACCGCAAAGGCGGTTAGCTCACCAAACAGCTGTTGCAGGTTAGTGGGGTAATGACGATCCTGCAGCATGGCTTGCCAGGCCTGGTGCAGTTGCAGCACTTGGCCGCGCACGGCATGGTCTTGAAATAAAAAACGTTGAATCGAATCTTGAGCCATTAAAATTCACCTTTAGCTTGTAAATCAGCATGATAAGAGCTGCGCACCATCGGGCCACTGGCAACATGGCTAAAACCGAGCGCATAAGCATCGTTTTGTAATTGCTTAAACTCATCGGGTGTCCAATAGCGTTCAACGGCTAGGTGATGAACACTCGGCTGGAGGTACTGTCCCACCGTTAGCATATCCACCTGATGAGCGCGTAAATCTTTAAGTACCTCGAGCATTTCGGCATAGCTTTCACCGAGTCCGACCATGAGGCCCGATTTGGTTTTGACCTGTGGATGCAGTGTTTTAAAGCGTTGCAGCAAATCCAGTGACGCTTGGTAGTCAGCGCCTGGTCTGGCTTGTTCATAAAGGCGCGGTACGGTTTCTAAATTATGATTAAGCACATCGGGCGGGCACTGAGCGAGCAGATCTAGCGCGACGGTTAAGCGACCCCGAAAATCCGGTACTAGGGTTTCTATTTGGGTGTCGGGTGCGTGTTCGCGAATAGCTTGTACACAGGCTAAAAAGTGGCGCGCACCGCCATCGCGTAAATCATCGCGGTCAACAGAAGTAATCACCACATACTTAAGTTGCATGGCTTTGATGGTGGTCGCTAAGTGGTGAGGTTCTTGTTGGTCGAGTGCTTTTGGACGCCCATGTTTGACATCACAAAATGGGCATTTGCGAGTACAAATATCGCCCATAATCATAAAGGTCGCGGTGCCATGACCAAAGCATTCGCCTAAATTAGGGCAAGAAGCTTCTTCACAAACCGTGTGCAGTTGATGCTCACGCAGGATTTGCTTGAGTTCGGTAATGCGATGAATGTCCTTGGCCTTGGGCAGTTTGGCGCGAATCCAATTAGGTTTGGCCAAGCGTTCACGTTCAGGGTCGGGGCGGTGCTTGAGCGCTTTGGTTTTATATTCGCCTTTACTCATCGCTTGATTGCGAGCTTTAAGTCCGCCAATGGTATCGAGGCTGATTTCCTGATAGTTTTGCATGGTCTAATCTCTTTGGGTCGAGGGGCTATTATAACGAAGATGCGCCATGTGCGTGAAGTGCGGCGATAAGATGGCTGAGTAACGCCTCGCCAAGCTGCTCAGAATCGTGGCTTGTATCGAAGTTAGGTAAATGGTTGCTGACTTGCGTCATCTGCATGCCTGTCAGCCCGCAAGGGGTAATCCACTGAAACGGACTAAGGTC comes from Thiomicrospira aerophila AL3 and encodes:
- a CDS encoding bifunctional diguanylate cyclase/phosphodiesterase → MTMNTLDKDTLRQRAKQLLEDRPDFTDIERLSQANMSALVEEMQVYLAELEVQNQQLQDTQLKLDHQQVQYKKLFEHLPIPALLLDQAGIILDNNHQAELFFTHRTTRHLSHHSIFRFLSKNNSQWLFNRLNDRENQEALSADFECEIQAQRIPVKVSIMPIKPVIDQLDERQFIITIMDLTAQYQRQKDWHMFQGILDHSSVMIYAFDSDGKCLLANQKVANMYGLATPSDVIGQTREQLMSLQDSNRHFQNDIEVIRSQKPLQLREDMVRDGKIFYFLTDKFPLFDSNNQVFAVGGITYDITEQTEHEKQLTISNEIFKKGQDGIMICDPDGCILSVNKSFEHITGYTEQECWKKNPRFLASGRHSVEFYKTFWDNLLRFGHWRGEIWNKRKSGEIYPQELSISAIKDTQGNLINYLGVFNDITAKKQAEDEILHLAFYDGLTGVANRLLLRERTEQLISEASREPIAFSLMFIDLDHFKEVNDVHGHDMGDLLLKQVTQRINQLIRPQDTLARLGGDEFAILFPRLNPFNSLDLGERLVTTLAEPYLIQDANLHISASIGIALFPDDAQDYNTLLKHADLAMYHAKQSGRNSVYVFKNELETQLTRTVNIETELRYAIERNEFVLVFQPQYALEQNQFTGFEALIRWQHPEMGTVSPEVFIPVAERSDFIIDLTDWVLSQALTTLQTLSGEHPNLTLSVNISARELIRSDFVERIRQHLSKHPTINACQLELEITERIAMEQPQKALMIFQSLRRLGVSLALDDFGTGYSSLSYLKRYPLNTLKIDKTFVDEIGIDEEDEAVCKAIISLAKAIGYQTIAEGVENQQQAEFLRTHGCDFIQGYYYAKPLKSDALTALFANQTA
- a CDS encoding chemotaxis protein CheB produces the protein MESNDPLQPAKYRGFVVALGASAGGLEALEKFFAACPTDTGLPFIVIQHLSPDHKSMMADLLGRYTVMPIKLVEEGMPIQPNHVYLIPAGTIMRVVSGHFVLTQKTPHVLSLPIDIFFTSMAEDYSDKAIGIILSGTGSDGTRGAYVINEAGGFLLAQSPKEAKFNGMPNSVIATGLIDDVLDAEHLASRLLDYIKNPQKIVKQDTAQPGLDYEDPTHLIFHYLAQTTGVDFHQYKQATVTRRIERRMQVKHIADVKDYAKLLEIDRTELANLRRELFIPVTRFFRDTPAFDDLQTIAIDDIVSKADNGNGIRIWSAGISSGEEVYSIAILFFEAFERARRWPNLKIFATDVNPQAIELASAGHYPESIAAEVSPERLQRFFSKSGSEYIVKPELRQVVVFAKHNLLADPPFTRMDLVTCRNTLIYFQAEPQNKALQSLQYATKPGGYLFLGSSESINAIAKGFDTVHAKSKIFRRNYVNMPLIGLDNSKNSLKRQPRLTRQFSKLNALETSEVALLDETSHQLISAYSPPGFLVNDHQEIIHLYGDVKPFYKIRAGAASMDITRILPDGLISVVSALLFKALKDQKIFYSDRLKLELEPENPCLLRVCVRPISSNADEKFALVLFEPLSLQDNDPQSQTINLDDETAARIEVLQQELAATRESLQATIEELETSNEELQATNEELMASNEELQSSNEELQSVNEELNTVNAEYQEKVLRLNQLNADLDTMAKAVGVATIFVDHNLNISRFSPDAVGLFKLRDSDLGRPLSDLHHSFDNEHLIDYFEQTLKTTLPFETELIHQNHKSYLLRILPYKIPSSDKHGAVASFIDVTGISDQ
- a CDS encoding BLUF domain-containing protein, which produces MFELVYTSRASSMMTEIELEELRNEAIYFNSMQQITGLLLYNNGIFLQLLEGEQHDVESLYSRIKQDFRHYDVRQIYSRPIDQRSFSSWSMRFINVSPHLRQSSHNILLKDKLDLTEDWILPNTAKMLIKAFQHL
- the hslO gene encoding Hsp33 family molecular chaperone HslO → MAQDSIQRFLFQDHAVRGQVLQLHQAWQAMLQDRHYPTNLQQLFGELTAFAVLLANGMKYEGRLTLQVQGKGPVNLLVVDIDDALQLRGVAKTQAPLTDLTGAQALLGDGQILVTLENRQTDHFYQSYVGRESDDLVQDLQGFLTQSEQLESRLFIAVSDTTIGALYLQKMPETDGHDADAWDRVSHLAATVKPEELLNLDSATLLTRLYHEEQVELFPARLPLYHCPGNREQVATMIKALGETEARAILAEQGEIVVHNDMCNRYERFNADDLDQLFKPA
- the lipA gene encoding lipoyl synthase, which produces MQNYQEISLDTIGGLKARNQAMSKGEYKTKALKHRPDPERERLAKPNWIRAKLPKAKDIHRITELKQILREHQLHTVCEEASCPNLGECFGHGTATFMIMGDICTRKCPFCDVKHGRPKALDQQEPHHLATTIKAMQLKYVVITSVDRDDLRDGGARHFLACVQAIREHAPDTQIETLVPDFRGRLTVALDLLAQCPPDVLNHNLETVPRLYEQARPGADYQASLDLLQRFKTLHPQVKTKSGLMVGLGESYAEMLEVLKDLRAHQVDMLTVGQYLQPSVHHLAVERYWTPDEFKQLQNDAYALGFSHVASGPMVRSSYHADLQAKGEF